TGAAACTAAATTTTGACGCTACCATAAGAGGTTCACATTAACAACTTTGGACCCAAGATCATTGAGGGCCCAATTCACAAACACTGGTGAGATTGAAGCCTGAACCCGAACCCATGTGAAGCTAACATAGTCCAACACAACACAAATGGTAGGCCTTATTTGCGGGAGACTCATGCGTTACTAACAAAACAGTAATATTCTCGTTTCACACAAGTGCTTCTCGGATATACGAGCACTCAAGTTTCCCTGGAACCAGTTCCTCCCTAGAAGCATTCCTTTCTTCGTAATCAGACCACAAGTTAAACCATGAGAACCAATCAAGTCCAGTTACGTCGCATAGGAGTGGAAGAGAAAAGAATCATGTGCTGCTGTTCCAATTCTGGGCTTTATTACGTTCTCCTTggataaataacaaattaaatattttataagaaTGGTAATATTTTACAGGATTTAATCATACATGAAGACCTATAACATATAAGAAAAATCCACCAgggaaacattcaaaataacaagttcaaaaaaatttctctcttaaTATAAGTCTCCGTCACACACAATTTAAGAAGAGGAGACCCAGTCAACCTCCTAACCCAACCAGTCAACGCGCCAAACAGTACTCACTGTTTCCTCCGACTCCGTCTgactcctcctcctccatgtTCGTGATTCAAACTGTCGCCCAAAAACGTCTTTGCCGCGTCCAAACTCGGAAAATAAGTCGGCTCCAAGAATATCTGACTCAGTGAGTCACATATCTCCGTACTCACCACGACTCGGTTCCCCTTCGCTTCCAAGCTACCCATCAAAACCACCAGCACCTGTTTGTACGCGTAGTAGAACCGCTTCAGCGCCGACTCAATCGCCTGAAGCGCCTGCAGCACGTGGATCTTCTCCGAGTCcgaatccgatccgatcttcTTCTCCGAATACAACCTCATTGCCGCCTCCTGAATCCTGGGCCCACCCTTGGGGTCCACCTCAACATCCAAGATGTACGGCACCCTGTGCCTCAACTCCTTACAAAGCTTCGTCACGTCCACCAGCCCCTTCGATCTGAAGCAAAACGACTCCGTATCGTCCACCGTCTTGATGCTGAGCTGGTTCTTCAGCCTCAGAAAATCGTCCGGGTCCATCAGAAGGTGGAGATCTTCGATCTCCGCCAGAAGCTTCCATATCCGTTCGATCAGGTAACAGTCACTGGCGGCTTTTTCGAAGTCTCTCGCCTCGATTCGGCGCGTGACCCGCTTGAGAAGCTCCTGGCAAACGAACACCCACGACTCGAGGACCTGGTGCGTGGTGTACACCGTCTGGTTCTCGTAGTTGTCGATGTGATCGTACGGGCTCTTCTTCAGCGAATGCAGCTCGATCGGCCTGCAAACGGCGTCGTAATCCAGGTTCGGCTTTCCGGCTAGGTTCGGCTCTCCCAAACCTAGCGTGTACGGACAGCTCCTCATCTCGCATTCGATCGAGTACAAGATCTTCTGCGCCATGCCTTCTGATTTCTGCCACGTGGCGAGCCGCGGAAGCAAGCTGGCCTCGCTGGTGCGG
The Prunus dulcis chromosome 2, ALMONDv2, whole genome shotgun sequence DNA segment above includes these coding regions:
- the LOC117620252 gene encoding nematode resistance protein-like HSPRO2, with amino-acid sequence MVDLDWKAKMVSSDIPSKSPKLSNKLHVSIPGSFRAAQVQTDISEASEMACSTYEHYLRLPELRNIWNSNDFPCWRNESVLKPALQALEISFRFISTVLSDPRPYSNRREWKRRLESLTTGQIQLIAMLIEDDEEDSETRGAAPIVDLSTSYGELARNGSSAEVWSSGETTVVSRTSEASLLPRLATWQKSEGMAQKILYSIECEMRSCPYTLGLGEPNLAGKPNLDYDAVCRPIELHSLKKSPYDHIDNYENQTVYTTHQVLESWVFVCQELLKRVTRRIEARDFEKAASDCYLIERIWKLLAEIEDLHLLMDPDDFLRLKNQLSIKTVDDTESFCFRSKGLVDVTKLCKELRHRVPYILDVEVDPKGGPRIQEAAMRLYSEKKIGSDSDSEKIHVLQALQAIESALKRFYYAYKQVLVVLMGSLEAKGNRVVVSTEICDSLSQIFLEPTYFPSLDAAKTFLGDSLNHEHGGGGVRRSRRKQ